Proteins encoded together in one Impatiens glandulifera chromosome 1, dImpGla2.1, whole genome shotgun sequence window:
- the LOC124920659 gene encoding GBF-interacting protein 1-like isoform X1 has translation MSTRGSRVSIPNSVRKTIQHIKEITGNHSEDDIYAMLKECSMDPNETTQKLLFQDTFHEVKRRRDRRKENVNNKESGESKWRPGIQGRGNRGGRGSYSPRYTASDDVGGRNAPLGKENGTDQLGEKSGGLSILPISQLKNKDTVTVTSSVTAVSNSPTVEDAIHLPSGGSVNELEGRSAVEMNNLVSPPIVIPPIDTKQKSSTTVASHELLGLGLSNNLTPRNQASSSGVYFSASDPVLVPSQDTRLPGSIGAIKREVGSQRAPVEHISVVSQENKPNTEASEVRNSSMPEKMPAKSVKKQESAQLPQSRTSTAVNRPFSNYNSRSHQSTGLAKALPAKEWKPKHAKSGATTMPDVHSTVENDVQAQVVCHDLDSSEPAAASDVQRKLEDLQFPQGLHVIIPNHLHVPEDLKVGFVFGSFDVNYGSKTGCDDVPKAVEETIEQSSSSIQNAIEASQERDYADQPESPEQVQESSSPGEINTSSNEAPEYKESDQEVSLHPTSHPYPLIHTSSGYNFGYMPTVVGGQLPPFDSSESQARDVPHIPSFVAPQPFDPSSYYGQFFRAGVDTDGRISPFHSTGPAVLTSQSSAEGGNSVVLSITSGPSSVVAEATGIMQSSLPVFRQPTGMHLTHYPPNYISYGPYYPPFYVPHTSLHQFFPQQPQLGSIYQVPPLGTASKYPFSQYKPGINSGNSNHGGVPISFGSYGSSPVSFINHSSAASTSANSTVDGDLTGQQYKENNVYISGQQTEGSTLWIAAPGQDISGLHPSSFYNIPPPHAQMNLAPNQAGHGTFAGIYHPQAVTAAAPIVLPLVPHSSLSMAAAASVDMVAPTAPDHQQPQHSQTNLPNNY, from the exons ATGAGCACTCGCGGTTCTAGGGTTTCGATTCCGAACAGTGTTCGCAAGACGATCCAGCACATCAAGGAGATCACAGGAAATCACAGTGAAGATGACATATACGCAATGCTGAAGGAGTGTTCTATGGATCCTAACGAAACCACTCAGAAGCTACTTTTCCAAG ATACTTTCCACGAAGTCAAGAGGAGGCGTGATAGGAGAAAGGag AATGTGAACAACAAAGAATCCGGAGAATCGAAGTGGAGACCTGGCATACAAGGACGGGGGAATAGGGGAGGGAGGGGAAGCTATTCACCTCGTTATACAGCTTCTG ATGATGTTGGTGGAAGGAATGCTCCTTTGGGAAAGGAAAATGGAACTGATCAGTTGGGAGAAAAGAGCGGGGGACTCTCAATTTTGCCTATCTCTCAATTGAAAAATAAAGATACAGTCACTGTAACAAG CTCTGTAACAGCTGTAAGTAACAGCCCTACTGTTGAAGATGCTATCCACTTGCCTTCAGGTGGTTCAGTCAATGAATTGGAAGGTCGATCAGCTGTTGAAATGAATAATCTGGTTAGTCCACCTATAGTAATTCCTCCAATTGACACAAAGCAAAAGTCCAGCACTACTGTGGCAAGCCATGAACTGCTGGGATTGGGATTGAGCAACAACTTGACTCCTAGAAATCAAGCATCTTCTTCTGGAGTCTATTTCTCTGCCTCTGACCCTGTTCTGGTGCCATCTCAAGACACAAGACTTCCTGGCTCCATTGGTGCAATTAAGCGTGAGGTGGGAAGCCAGCGAGCTCCTGTAGAACACATTTCAGTTGTCTCTCAAGAGAACAAACCAAATACTG AAGCTTCTGAAGTAAGGAACTCCTCCATGCCTGAAAAGATGCCAGCTAAGTCTGTAAAGAAACAAGAGTCTGCTCAACTTCCACAGTCTCGTACAAGTACTGCTGTTAACAGACCTTTCTCTAACTATAACAGTAGGTCACATCAATCAACTGGTCTTGCTAAGG CGCTTCCTGCTAAAGAGTGGAAGCCTAAGCATGCAAAATCTGGAGCCACTACTATGCCAGATGTTCATTCTACTGTAGAAAATGATGTCCAAGCTCAGGTTGTATGTCATGACCTTGATTCAAGTGAACCAGCAGCAGCTTCTGACGTGCAGAGGAAGCTAGAGGATTTGCAATTTCCACAGGGTTTGCATGTTATCATCCCCAATCATCTTCATGTTCCAGAAGACCTGAAAGTTGGTTTTGTGTTCGGGAGTTTTGATGTGAATTATGGATCCAAAACTGGCTGTGATGATGTGCCAAAGGCGGTTGAAGAGACAATAGAACAATCTTCCAG CAGTATCCAGAATGCAATAGAGGCTTCTCAGGAAAGAGATTATGCAGATCAACCAGAATCACCTGAACAGGTGCAAGAAAGCTCGTCACCTGGCGAGATTAACACCTCATCAAATGAAGCCCCGGAGTATAAAGAGTCTGACCAAGAAGTCTCTCTAcatccaacaagtcatccatatcctttaattcatacatCATCTGGCTACAATTTTGGTTACATGCCAACAGTGGTTGGTGGTCAGCTTCCTCCATTTGACAGTTCTGAATCTCAAGCACGTGATGTTCCTCACATACCAAGCTTTGTA GCACCACAACCATTTGATCCAAGCAGCTATTATGGTCAGTTTTTTCGGGCTGGTGTGGACACTGATGGTCGCATTTCCCCTTTTCATTCAACTGGGCCTGCAGTTTTGACTTCTCAATCTTCTGCTGAG GGAGGGAACTCGGTTGTTTTATCCATCACATCAGGCCCATCTTCTGTAGTGGCTGAAGCTACTGGCATCATGCAAAGTTCATTACCCGTGTTTCGACAACCGACTGGGATGCACTTAACCCATTACCCACCAAACTACATTTCTTATGGCCCTTACTATCCTCCATTTTACGTTCCTCATACATCTTTGCATCAGTTCTTCCCTCAACAACCTCAACTTGGAAGCATATATCAGGTGCCTCCTCTTGGGACAGCTAGCAAATATCCATTTTCACAATACAAGCCCGGAATTAATTCAGGGAATTCCAATCATGGTGGAGTTCCTATAAGTTTTGGATCATATGGGTCCTCACCGGTTAGTTTTATTAACCACAGTTCTGCTGCTTCCACATCTGCAAACTCTACTGTTGATGGAGATCTTACTGGACAACAGTATAAGGAAAACAATGTATACATCTCTGGACAGCAG ACGGAAGGTTCAACATTGTGGATTGCTGCACCTGGGCAAGATATTTCAGGGTTGCACCCAAGTTCATTCTATAACATCCCTCCTCCACATGCTCAAATGAATTTAGCGCCAAATCAGGCTGGACATGGCACATTTGCTGGAATTTATCATCCTCAAGCAGTAACAGCAGCAGCACCaattgttcttcctcttgtgcCACATTCTTCTCTGTCCATGGCTGCTGCTGCTTCTGTTGATATGGTGGCTCCCACTGCCCCCGATCATCAGCAGCCTCAGCATTCACAAACAAATTTGCCAAATAACTACTGA
- the LOC124920659 gene encoding GBF-interacting protein 1-like isoform X2, protein MSTRGSRVSIPNSVRKTIQHIKEITGNHSEDDIYAMLKECSMDPNETTQKLLFQDTFHEVKRRRDRRKENVNNKESGESKWRPGIQGRGNRGGRGSYSPRYTASDDVGGRNAPLGKENGTDQLGEKSGGLSILPISQLKNKDTVTVTSSVTAVSNSPTVEDAIHLPSGGSVNELEGRSAVEMNNLVSPPIVIPPIDTKQKSSTTVASHELLGLGLSNNLTPRNQASSSGVYFSASDPVLVPSQDTRLPGSIGAIKREVGSQRAPVEHISVVSQENKPNTEASEVRNSSMPEKMPAKSVKKQESAQLPQSRTSTAVNRPFSNYNSRSHQSTGLAKALPAKEWKPKHAKSGATTMPDVHSTVENDVQAQVVCHDLDSSEPAAASDVQRKLEDLQFPQGLHVIIPNHLHVPEDLKVGFVFGSFDVNYGSKTGCDDVPKAVEETIEQSSSIQNAIEASQERDYADQPESPEQVQESSSPGEINTSSNEAPEYKESDQEVSLHPTSHPYPLIHTSSGYNFGYMPTVVGGQLPPFDSSESQARDVPHIPSFVAPQPFDPSSYYGQFFRAGVDTDGRISPFHSTGPAVLTSQSSAEGGNSVVLSITSGPSSVVAEATGIMQSSLPVFRQPTGMHLTHYPPNYISYGPYYPPFYVPHTSLHQFFPQQPQLGSIYQVPPLGTASKYPFSQYKPGINSGNSNHGGVPISFGSYGSSPVSFINHSSAASTSANSTVDGDLTGQQYKENNVYISGQQTEGSTLWIAAPGQDISGLHPSSFYNIPPPHAQMNLAPNQAGHGTFAGIYHPQAVTAAAPIVLPLVPHSSLSMAAAASVDMVAPTAPDHQQPQHSQTNLPNNY, encoded by the exons ATGAGCACTCGCGGTTCTAGGGTTTCGATTCCGAACAGTGTTCGCAAGACGATCCAGCACATCAAGGAGATCACAGGAAATCACAGTGAAGATGACATATACGCAATGCTGAAGGAGTGTTCTATGGATCCTAACGAAACCACTCAGAAGCTACTTTTCCAAG ATACTTTCCACGAAGTCAAGAGGAGGCGTGATAGGAGAAAGGag AATGTGAACAACAAAGAATCCGGAGAATCGAAGTGGAGACCTGGCATACAAGGACGGGGGAATAGGGGAGGGAGGGGAAGCTATTCACCTCGTTATACAGCTTCTG ATGATGTTGGTGGAAGGAATGCTCCTTTGGGAAAGGAAAATGGAACTGATCAGTTGGGAGAAAAGAGCGGGGGACTCTCAATTTTGCCTATCTCTCAATTGAAAAATAAAGATACAGTCACTGTAACAAG CTCTGTAACAGCTGTAAGTAACAGCCCTACTGTTGAAGATGCTATCCACTTGCCTTCAGGTGGTTCAGTCAATGAATTGGAAGGTCGATCAGCTGTTGAAATGAATAATCTGGTTAGTCCACCTATAGTAATTCCTCCAATTGACACAAAGCAAAAGTCCAGCACTACTGTGGCAAGCCATGAACTGCTGGGATTGGGATTGAGCAACAACTTGACTCCTAGAAATCAAGCATCTTCTTCTGGAGTCTATTTCTCTGCCTCTGACCCTGTTCTGGTGCCATCTCAAGACACAAGACTTCCTGGCTCCATTGGTGCAATTAAGCGTGAGGTGGGAAGCCAGCGAGCTCCTGTAGAACACATTTCAGTTGTCTCTCAAGAGAACAAACCAAATACTG AAGCTTCTGAAGTAAGGAACTCCTCCATGCCTGAAAAGATGCCAGCTAAGTCTGTAAAGAAACAAGAGTCTGCTCAACTTCCACAGTCTCGTACAAGTACTGCTGTTAACAGACCTTTCTCTAACTATAACAGTAGGTCACATCAATCAACTGGTCTTGCTAAGG CGCTTCCTGCTAAAGAGTGGAAGCCTAAGCATGCAAAATCTGGAGCCACTACTATGCCAGATGTTCATTCTACTGTAGAAAATGATGTCCAAGCTCAGGTTGTATGTCATGACCTTGATTCAAGTGAACCAGCAGCAGCTTCTGACGTGCAGAGGAAGCTAGAGGATTTGCAATTTCCACAGGGTTTGCATGTTATCATCCCCAATCATCTTCATGTTCCAGAAGACCTGAAAGTTGGTTTTGTGTTCGGGAGTTTTGATGTGAATTATGGATCCAAAACTGGCTGTGATGATGTGCCAAAGGCGGTTGAAGAGACAATAGAACAATCTTCCAG TATCCAGAATGCAATAGAGGCTTCTCAGGAAAGAGATTATGCAGATCAACCAGAATCACCTGAACAGGTGCAAGAAAGCTCGTCACCTGGCGAGATTAACACCTCATCAAATGAAGCCCCGGAGTATAAAGAGTCTGACCAAGAAGTCTCTCTAcatccaacaagtcatccatatcctttaattcatacatCATCTGGCTACAATTTTGGTTACATGCCAACAGTGGTTGGTGGTCAGCTTCCTCCATTTGACAGTTCTGAATCTCAAGCACGTGATGTTCCTCACATACCAAGCTTTGTA GCACCACAACCATTTGATCCAAGCAGCTATTATGGTCAGTTTTTTCGGGCTGGTGTGGACACTGATGGTCGCATTTCCCCTTTTCATTCAACTGGGCCTGCAGTTTTGACTTCTCAATCTTCTGCTGAG GGAGGGAACTCGGTTGTTTTATCCATCACATCAGGCCCATCTTCTGTAGTGGCTGAAGCTACTGGCATCATGCAAAGTTCATTACCCGTGTTTCGACAACCGACTGGGATGCACTTAACCCATTACCCACCAAACTACATTTCTTATGGCCCTTACTATCCTCCATTTTACGTTCCTCATACATCTTTGCATCAGTTCTTCCCTCAACAACCTCAACTTGGAAGCATATATCAGGTGCCTCCTCTTGGGACAGCTAGCAAATATCCATTTTCACAATACAAGCCCGGAATTAATTCAGGGAATTCCAATCATGGTGGAGTTCCTATAAGTTTTGGATCATATGGGTCCTCACCGGTTAGTTTTATTAACCACAGTTCTGCTGCTTCCACATCTGCAAACTCTACTGTTGATGGAGATCTTACTGGACAACAGTATAAGGAAAACAATGTATACATCTCTGGACAGCAG ACGGAAGGTTCAACATTGTGGATTGCTGCACCTGGGCAAGATATTTCAGGGTTGCACCCAAGTTCATTCTATAACATCCCTCCTCCACATGCTCAAATGAATTTAGCGCCAAATCAGGCTGGACATGGCACATTTGCTGGAATTTATCATCCTCAAGCAGTAACAGCAGCAGCACCaattgttcttcctcttgtgcCACATTCTTCTCTGTCCATGGCTGCTGCTGCTTCTGTTGATATGGTGGCTCCCACTGCCCCCGATCATCAGCAGCCTCAGCATTCACAAACAAATTTGCCAAATAACTACTGA